The Streptomyces sp. HUAS CB01 genome has a segment encoding these proteins:
- a CDS encoding ABC transporter ATP-binding protein has product MIVTESLSKRFPRVTALDRLSLDIGPGVTGLVGANGAGKSTLIKILLGLSPATEGRAEVLGLDVATSGAAIRERVGYMPEHDCLPPDVSATEFVVHMARMSGLPPTAARERTADTLRHVGLYEERYRPIGGYSTGMKQRVKLAQALVHDPQLVLLDEPTNGLDPVGRDEMLGLIRRVHTDFGISVLVTSHLLGELERTCDHVVVVDGGRLLRSSSTSDFTKITTTLAVEVTDSDTHPDGTAALREALAAAGVALHAEVEDGLPGAGHILLLEATGEETYDTVRDTVAALGLGLVRMEQRRHHIAEVFRPDAAAQPMEVPAR; this is encoded by the coding sequence GTGATCGTGACCGAAAGCCTGAGCAAGCGGTTCCCCCGGGTGACCGCGCTTGACCGGCTCTCCCTGGACATCGGGCCCGGTGTGACCGGACTCGTGGGCGCCAACGGGGCCGGCAAGTCCACGCTGATCAAGATCCTGCTGGGTCTTTCCCCCGCCACGGAGGGCCGCGCCGAGGTGCTCGGCCTCGACGTCGCCACCTCCGGCGCCGCCATCCGCGAGCGTGTCGGCTACATGCCCGAGCACGACTGCCTGCCGCCGGACGTCTCGGCCACCGAGTTCGTCGTCCACATGGCGCGCATGTCCGGGCTCCCGCCGACCGCGGCGCGCGAGCGCACCGCGGACACCCTGCGCCATGTCGGCCTCTACGAGGAGCGGTACCGCCCCATCGGCGGCTACTCGACCGGCATGAAGCAGCGCGTGAAGCTCGCCCAGGCCCTGGTCCACGACCCGCAGCTGGTGCTGCTGGACGAGCCGACCAACGGCCTCGACCCGGTCGGCCGGGACGAGATGCTCGGCCTCATCCGCCGCGTCCACACCGACTTCGGCATCTCGGTCCTGGTCACCTCGCACCTCCTGGGCGAGCTCGAGCGCACCTGCGACCACGTCGTGGTCGTCGACGGCGGCAGGCTGCTGCGCTCCAGCTCCACCAGCGACTTCACCAAGATCACCACGACCCTCGCGGTCGAGGTCACCGACTCCGACACCCACCCCGACGGGACGGCGGCGCTGCGCGAGGCGCTCGCCGCCGCCGGGGTCGCCCTGCACGCCGAGGTCGAGGACGGACTGCCGGGCGCCGGCCACATCCTCCTGCTGGAGGCCACCGGCGAGGAGACGTACGACACCGTCCGGGACACCGTCGCCGCCCTCGGCCTCGGACTCGTACGGATGGAACAGCGCCGCCACCACATCGCGGAGGTCTTCCGCCCCGACGCGGCGGCCCAGCCCATGGAGGTGCCGGCGCGATGA